From the Clostridium putrefaciens genome, one window contains:
- a CDS encoding ABC transporter ATP-binding protein encodes MEREVLRVSNIEKYYGRKGNITKAIDNISFSVEEGEFVGVMGASGSGKTTLLNCISTIDKVTSGHIYISGNDITKLNSKKVSKFRREELGFIFQDFNLLDTLTAYENIALALTILKVDHKEIDKRVKDIAKKLNIEEVLNKYPYEMSGGQKQRVASARAIITSPSLILADEPTGALDSKSAKMLLESLEDLNESLNATIMMVTHDAFSASYCSRILFIKDGKIFNELIRGSDSRKEFFKKIIEVITLLGGDQNNVF; translated from the coding sequence ATGGAAAGAGAAGTGTTAAGAGTAAGTAATATAGAGAAGTATTATGGAAGGAAAGGAAATATCACAAAAGCAATTGATAATATAAGCTTTTCTGTTGAAGAAGGAGAATTTGTTGGTGTGATGGGGGCTTCAGGCAGTGGAAAAACTACCCTTTTAAACTGTATATCAACAATAGATAAGGTAACTAGTGGACATATTTATATATCTGGAAATGATATTACAAAATTAAATTCAAAAAAGGTATCAAAGTTTAGAAGAGAAGAACTAGGATTTATATTTCAGGACTTTAATCTTTTAGATACTCTAACAGCTTATGAAAATATAGCTTTAGCTTTAACTATATTAAAAGTTGATCACAAGGAAATAGATAAAAGAGTAAAGGATATAGCTAAAAAGTTAAATATAGAAGAGGTTTTAAATAAGTATCCATATGAAATGTCAGGTGGACAAAAGCAAAGAGTTGCATCTGCAAGAGCAATAATAACAAGCCCTTCATTAATATTAGCAGATGAGCCTACAGGAGCGTTAGACTCTAAGTCAGCTAAAATGCTTTTAGAAAGCTTAGAAGATTTGAATGAAAGTTTAAATGCCACAATCATGATGGTTACCCATGACGCATTTTCTGCTAGTTATTGCAGTCGTATTTTATTTATTAAAGATGGAAAGATATTTAATGAATTAATTCGTGGAAGTGACTCAAGAAAAGAATTCTTTAAGAAGATAATTGAAGTTATAACCCTTCTTGGAGGTGACCAAAACAATGTATTCTAA